A single region of the Thermodesulfatator indicus DSM 15286 genome encodes:
- a CDS encoding DHH family phosphoesterase — protein MSSMPACKLAVKEPEKEIIEPKITRFKSNRERVRTLLSQFKKEDRVLILIWADPDSIASALAMKRLIRQRVSEVTIAHVNEIRRLNNLAMVQLLKIPLVKLRQIKPSEYNKKILLDSQPPHNAEFMKFDFDVVIDHHPVSNGWDAPFIDIRPEYGAVSSMMTEYLRTLKIKPAVTLATALIYGIKTDTNNFEKECTIQDVLCFQYLFKRMNRHLLHKIEASTIRRTELKYFRKALEEVKIRKQRLFSHLGKVPNPDILVVIADFLNHVHEIGWVFISGEYRDRLVVIIRCDGYRKDAGKLAQRVFGKLGFAGGHREKARAEVPFGNLNNHTHFTTRSLIRILEKHFRK, from the coding sequence ATGTCTAGCATGCCAGCTTGTAAATTAGCGGTTAAAGAACCGGAAAAAGAAATTATTGAACCTAAAATAACCAGATTTAAGTCAAATCGGGAAAGGGTTCGAACTCTTCTTTCTCAATTCAAAAAAGAAGACCGGGTTCTTATCTTGATATGGGCGGATCCTGACTCTATAGCCAGCGCCCTAGCCATGAAGCGCCTTATTCGCCAGCGCGTATCTGAGGTTACTATTGCCCATGTTAACGAGATAAGAAGGCTAAATAATCTGGCCATGGTTCAACTTCTTAAAATTCCTCTGGTCAAGTTACGACAGATTAAACCTTCAGAGTACAATAAAAAAATTCTACTCGATTCCCAGCCGCCTCATAACGCCGAGTTTATGAAGTTTGATTTTGATGTAGTGATTGACCACCATCCCGTAAGCAACGGTTGGGATGCTCCTTTTATAGATATTCGTCCTGAATATGGTGCTGTTTCTTCAATGATGACCGAGTACTTGCGCACCCTGAAGATAAAGCCAGCAGTAACGCTGGCCACAGCTCTTATCTACGGCATAAAAACCGATACCAACAACTTTGAAAAAGAATGTACTATTCAGGATGTCCTTTGTTTTCAATACCTGTTCAAACGCATGAACCGCCACTTGTTGCACAAGATAGAAGCATCCACCATCAGACGCACGGAACTCAAATATTTTCGCAAGGCCCTGGAAGAAGTTAAGATTAGGAAACAGCGCCTTTTTTCACACCTTGGTAAGGTACCAAACCCTGATATTTTAGTGGTTATTGCTGATTTTTTGAACCATGTGCACGAGATAGGCTGGGTCTTCATTTCTGGAGAATACCGCGATCGTCTGGTGGTTATTATTCGCTGTGATGGTTATCGTAAAGATGCCGGGAAACTTGCCCAGCGAGTATTTGGTAAGCTAGGTTTTGCCGGGGGCCATAGAGAGAAGGCCCGTGCTGAAGTACCTTTTGGAAATCTAAACAATCACACTCACTTTACTACCCGGAGTCTTATTCGCATACTTGAAAAACACTTTCGCAAATAG
- a CDS encoding FmdB family zinc ribbon protein, translated as MPIYEYRCLDCGKVSDHLVFNRDSFVPFCKHCGSKNMEKLISRVRVRLSLDSRLEKMADPSLFGSFDEEDPKSLKRMMDKFGAEFGDELGDDFDELIEGVEEEIESDTKSNTQETKDAD; from the coding sequence ATGCCTATTTACGAATATCGCTGCCTCGACTGTGGTAAAGTGAGCGATCATCTCGTGTTTAATAGAGATTCTTTTGTGCCTTTCTGTAAACATTGTGGCAGCAAAAACATGGAAAAACTTATTTCACGGGTGCGGGTACGTCTTTCTCTTGATTCCCGTCTGGAAAAAATGGCTGACCCCTCTCTTTTTGGCTCTTTTGACGAAGAAGATCCCAAAAGTCTAAAAAGAATGATGGATAAGTTTGGAGCGGAATTTGGAGACGAACTGGGTGACGATTTTGATGAATTAATAGAAGGCGTTGAAGAAGAAATAGAAAGCGATACCAAATCAAATACCCAGGAGACCAAAGATGCCGACTAA
- a CDS encoding glucose-1-phosphate adenylyltransferase family protein: protein MPTKQNVSVLAMILAGGRVDELSVLTFYRPKASLPFGGVYRVIDFPMTNLMRSGILLVGVLSQYRPYSLMEHLDHGIPWDMTGRRRGVYILPPFRGREASDWYKGTADAVYQNLEFIKRWSPEVVLILSGDHIYRMDYRPLLDFHRQNKADVTVAFTPVKEEEASRFGQGVIEEVSPLGGPLKDYQEKVSPPVSRYASLTIYAFRPEVLKEVLLANAKEDSHEFGRDILPKMLGTYRMYGYIFRGYWGYTRTVKEFWQTNMDLLGPNPKIDLKRWQICTNLAHRDIRDHKPSILGESASICDSLFYNGSFINGEVTRSILFSGVVIEEGAQVSDSILFYGTIIKRGARLKRVICDAEVTIGEGTLIGSEEDVTVIGSRTHVPEGLEIGSGVTIYPGLGRERFSEKSYSSGVTIA from the coding sequence ATGCCGACTAAACAAAATGTCTCGGTTTTGGCTATGATTTTAGCTGGGGGGCGGGTGGACGAGCTTTCAGTGTTAACCTTTTATCGTCCTAAGGCCTCTTTACCTTTTGGCGGAGTTTACCGGGTCATTGATTTCCCTATGACTAACCTTATGCGCTCAGGGATTTTACTGGTAGGGGTTCTCTCCCAATATCGTCCTTACTCTTTGATGGAACACCTTGACCATGGTATCCCTTGGGATATGACTGGCCGCCGTCGAGGGGTTTATATTTTACCTCCCTTTCGTGGGCGCGAAGCTTCAGACTGGTATAAGGGAACAGCTGATGCTGTTTATCAGAATCTGGAATTTATTAAAAGATGGTCGCCTGAGGTGGTTCTTATTCTTTCTGGTGATCATATTTATCGCATGGATTACCGTCCGCTCCTTGATTTTCACCGGCAAAATAAAGCCGATGTTACCGTGGCCTTTACTCCTGTGAAAGAAGAAGAGGCTTCTCGTTTTGGACAGGGAGTAATAGAAGAAGTTTCTCCTCTAGGGGGACCTCTTAAAGATTACCAGGAAAAGGTATCCCCACCGGTTTCTCGTTATGCTTCACTTACTATTTATGCCTTTAGGCCAGAGGTTTTAAAAGAAGTACTTTTGGCCAATGCTAAGGAAGATTCTCATGAGTTCGGGCGTGATATCCTTCCCAAGATGTTAGGGACATATCGTATGTATGGCTATATTTTTAGAGGATACTGGGGATATACGAGAACAGTTAAGGAATTCTGGCAGACTAATATGGATTTGCTGGGGCCAAACCCTAAAATTGATTTAAAACGTTGGCAAATTTGTACTAATCTTGCCCATCGAGACATAAGAGACCATAAGCCATCTATTTTGGGAGAAAGCGCCAGCATTTGTGATAGCTTGTTTTATAATGGCTCATTTATTAACGGAGAAGTCACTCGCTCGATATTATTCTCGGGAGTAGTCATAGAAGAGGGAGCCCAGGTGTCTGATTCTATTCTATTTTACGGGACGATAATTAAGCGGGGAGCCAGGCTTAAAAGAGTAATCTGTGATGCAGAAGTTACCATTGGAGAAGGTACTTTAATAGGTAGCGAAGAAGACGTTACCGTGATAGGGAGTCGAACACATGTTCCTGAAGGCCTTGAGATAGGTTCAGGAGTTACTATTTATCCCGGCCTTGGACGGGAAAGGTTTTCTGAAAAAAGCTATTCTTCGGGGGTAACTATTGCCTGA
- a CDS encoding HPr family phosphocarrier protein — MFKEKVIIESELGLHARPAAKIAEIARRFKARVYLKKGSQTADAASILDVLALVCRKGSAVEIWAEGEEAEKAIKEITTLLRSNAL, encoded by the coding sequence ATGTTTAAAGAAAAGGTTATTATAGAAAGTGAGTTAGGTCTTCACGCACGTCCAGCAGCTAAGATTGCCGAAATAGCTAGGCGTTTTAAAGCAAGAGTTTATTTAAAAAAGGGGTCACAAACTGCTGATGCAGCCAGCATATTAGATGTTCTGGCGTTAGTCTGTCGAAAGGGGTCTGCCGTAGAAATATGGGCCGAGGGAGAGGAAGCCGAGAAGGCTATAAAAGAGATAACTACACTTCTGCGCTCGAACGCCCTATGA